GCGATGTCGGCCACGTTGAAGGTCGGCCAGTGGTACCGATTCCTCCAATGCCAGTCGATGAAGTCGATGACGTAGCCCCTGGCGAGCCGGCACGCGAAGTTGCCGAGGGCCCCGCCCACGATCAGCCCGAGAGCGGCGAGGAGTAGACGCCGCCCTTCGCGCACCCGCGAGTAGAACCAGGCGAGCAGGCCGATCGACACCGCCGAGATGGCGTGGAAGAAGGGGATCCGCACGGGCTCCGGCAGGCTCCCGAACAGGCCCCATGCGGCGCCGGGATTCTCCAGGTACTTGAAGTTGAAGAAATCCGGATGGACGACGACCGGGGGCGTCCGCTGGCGCTCGAGCTTCGTCTTGGTGAAGAAGAGCCGGACCTGCTCCGGGAGCGCCGCAGCCTGCTCTTGCTCGAAGGCGCGCGTGAGCGTACGCGCCGCCCACAGCTTGCTCGCCTGATCGGCGAGGAGCAGCGAAGACGAGAGCGCGAGCAGGATCCACCAGCGAGCCAACTCTAACCGCCTACCGCCGCAGTGCAGCGCGGGCAGAGCTGCGGATGCCGCGGATCCGTTCCGAGGTCCTCGCTGAAGGTCCAGCAGCGCACACACTTCTCGCCGCGGGCCGGCTCCACCGCCACCGTGAGGCCCGGGACCTCCTCGGCGGCCGCGCCTTCCCCGCCTTCGATCACCTCGAGCTGGGAGACGATCAGGAAGGCCAGGAGCTCGTCCTTCTCCCGGCGGAGGAAGTCGAGGAGCTCACCGCTGGCGCCGAGCACCACGCGGGCGTCGAGGCTCTTGCCGATCTTCTTGTCGCGCCTGGCGAGCTCGAGCTGCCGCGAGGCGGCGGAGCGGATCGCCAGGAGCCTCTCGAAGCGCAGGTCCAGGGCGGGATCCCGCGCGACCTTCGCCTCCGGGAGCCCGGCCAGGAAGACCGAGTCCGCCCGATCGCCGGGCAGGAAGCCCCATGCCTCTTCTGCGGTGAAGGAGAGCACCGGCGCGAGGATCCTGCAGAGATCGCGCACAACGGCGTGGAGCAGGGTCTGGGTGGCCCGCCGCTCGGGGGAGCCCTTGCCGTTGCAGTAGAGGAGGTCCTTGCGGACGTCGAGGTAGAGGGAGGAGAGCTCGGCGCAGAAGTCGAGGGCCGCCTTGCAGACCAGGTGGAACTCGTAGTCGTCGTAGGCCTTGCGCGCCTTCTCCGTGAAGGTCGACAGCCGCGACATCGCCCAGGCGTCGAGGCCTTCGAGGTCGGCGAGCGCCACGGCGTCCGCAGCGGGATCGAAGTCCACGATGTTTCCGAGGCAGTAACGCAGGGTGTTGCGGATCCGGAAGTAGCCGTCGCCGAGCTGCTGGAAGAGGGCCTCCGAGGTGTGGAGGTCGCCGCGGTAGTCCTCGGACGCGACCCACAGCCGCATCAGCTCGGCGCCGTAGCGCGCGATGAGCTTGGCGGGATCCACGTAGTTGCCGAGCTTCTTGCTGATCTTCCGGCCCTGGGCGTCGACCAGGAAGCCGTGGGTGAGCACGGCCTTGTAGGGCGCCTCGTCGCGGACGCCCACGGAGCAGAGCAGCGAAGAGTGGAACCAGCCGCGGTGCTGATCGGAGCCCTCGAGGTAGAGGTCCGCCGGCACGCCGAGCTGCTCCCTGCCCTCGAGGACCGCCGCCCACGACGTGCCGGAGTCGAACCACACGTCGAGGATGTCGGTCTCCTTGCGGAAGACCGTGCTGCCGCAGCCGCAGGTGTGGCCCGGCGCGACGAAGTCGGACGCGGGCCTCTCGTACCAGGCGTTTCCGCCCTCCTCCTCGATGAAGGCCGCCGCCCGCTCCATCACCGCCGGCTCGACCAGCGCGGCGTCGCAGGACTCGCAGTAGAGCACCGGGATCGGCGTGCCCCACGTGCGCTGCCGGGAGACGCACCAATCCGGCCGGTTCTCGAGCATCCCGTGGATCCGCTCACGGCCCCACTTGGGGATCCACCGCACCCGATCGACCTCCGCGAGGGCCTTCGCGCGGAGCTGGTTGGTCTCCATCGAGATGAACCACTGGTCGGTGGCGCGGAAGACCACCGGATTCATGCAGCGCCAGCAGTGCGGGTAGGAGTGCTGCACGCTCGAGGCGGCGAGGAGGTGTCCGGAATCCCGGAGCATCTGGACGATCGCCGGGTTCGCGTCCCAGATCCGCTGGCCCGCGAGGGCCGCGCCGGCCGCATCGGTGAGGAAGCCCGCGTCGTCGACGGGGTTCAGCACCTCCAGGCCGTAGCGGAGGCCGACCTGGTAGTCCTCCTGGCCGTGGCCGGGAGCGGTGTGGACGAGGCCCGTGCCCTGCTCGAGGGTGACGTGCTCGCCCAGGATCACGGGCGACTCCCTGGAGAGGAAGGGATGCCGGTAGCGGATCCCCTCGAGATCCTTGCCCTCGGCGCTCCCAACCACGCGCGTCGGATCCGCCAGCTCGCCGTCCTTCAGCTCGCCCGGCGCGACCGCCGCGAGGAAGGAGACCAGGAGATCCTTCGCCACGAGAACGAGCTCGTCACCGAGGCGGTAGAGGACGTAGGTGAAGTCGGGGTGCACCGCCACCGCGAGGTTGGCCGGCAGCGTCCAGGGCGTCGTGGTCCAGATCGCCACCCGGCCCCGACGTCCCGCGGCTGCGGCGAAGCGCTCGTCCAGCCCCGCCACCACGTCGAAGGCCACGTAGATCGAGGGCGAGGTGTGCTCGGCGTACTCGACCTCGGCCTCCGCCAGCGCGGTGCGGTCGTTGATGCACCAGTAGACGGGCTTCTTTCCCCGGTAGAGGCTCCCCCTCTCGGCGAAGCGCGCGAGCTGCCGCACCGTCGCTGCCTCGAAGTCGAAGCTCATCGAGAGATAGGGATGATCCCAATCGGCGAAGACGCCGAGGCGCTTGAACTCCTCGCGCTGGACGTCGATCCACTCCTGGGCGTAGGCGCGGCAGGCGTCCCGGATCTGGCTCCTGGACATCTCCCGCTTCTTGGCGCCGAGCTTCTTGTCGACCTGGAGCTCGATGGGGAGGCCGTGGCAATCCCAGCCCGGCACGAAGCGGACGACCCGCCCCTCCATGGAGCGGAACTTCACCACCATGTCCTTCAGGATCTTGTTCAGCATGTGACCCTGGTGGATGTGGTTGTTCGCGTACGGCGGCCCGTCGTGGAAGACGAAGGGCTCGCCGCCCGCGGCGGCGTTCTCCTCGATCAGCCGCTCGTAGATCGCCTCGTCCGTCCAGCGCTGCAGGATCGCGGGCTCGCGAACCGGCAGGTTCGCCTTCATGGGGAAGTCGGTGACGGGGAGATTGACGGTCTGCTTGTAGTCGGGGGCATCCGCCATGGCGTTCCTTCGGCCTCTTGCGACGCGCGAAAAGAGTACCTTCGTTACCCGCCACCAGCACGCTGGGTCAAGCGAGCACCGGGGC
The Vulgatibacter incomptus DNA segment above includes these coding regions:
- the lspA gene encoding signal peptidase II, with translation MARWWILLALSSSLLLADQASKLWAARTLTRAFEQEQAAALPEQVRLFFTKTKLERQRTPPVVVHPDFFNFKYLENPGAAWGLFGSLPEPVRIPFFHAISAVSIGLLAWFYSRVREGRRLLLAALGLIVGGALGNFACRLARGYVIDFIDWHWRNRYHWPTFNVADIAISVGLACLVLDVLLGFRRSSEATEPISGLSLEAPPREDAATPAVEDPVPGDCPEPL
- the ileS gene encoding isoleucine--tRNA ligase — protein: MADAPDYKQTVNLPVTDFPMKANLPVREPAILQRWTDEAIYERLIEENAAAGGEPFVFHDGPPYANNHIHQGHMLNKILKDMVVKFRSMEGRVVRFVPGWDCHGLPIELQVDKKLGAKKREMSRSQIRDACRAYAQEWIDVQREEFKRLGVFADWDHPYLSMSFDFEAATVRQLARFAERGSLYRGKKPVYWCINDRTALAEAEVEYAEHTSPSIYVAFDVVAGLDERFAAAAGRRGRVAIWTTTPWTLPANLAVAVHPDFTYVLYRLGDELVLVAKDLLVSFLAAVAPGELKDGELADPTRVVGSAEGKDLEGIRYRHPFLSRESPVILGEHVTLEQGTGLVHTAPGHGQEDYQVGLRYGLEVLNPVDDAGFLTDAAGAALAGQRIWDANPAIVQMLRDSGHLLAASSVQHSYPHCWRCMNPVVFRATDQWFISMETNQLRAKALAEVDRVRWIPKWGRERIHGMLENRPDWCVSRQRTWGTPIPVLYCESCDAALVEPAVMERAAAFIEEEGGNAWYERPASDFVAPGHTCGCGSTVFRKETDILDVWFDSGTSWAAVLEGREQLGVPADLYLEGSDQHRGWFHSSLLCSVGVRDEAPYKAVLTHGFLVDAQGRKISKKLGNYVDPAKLIARYGAELMRLWVASEDYRGDLHTSEALFQQLGDGYFRIRNTLRYCLGNIVDFDPAADAVALADLEGLDAWAMSRLSTFTEKARKAYDDYEFHLVCKAALDFCAELSSLYLDVRKDLLYCNGKGSPERRATQTLLHAVVRDLCRILAPVLSFTAEEAWGFLPGDRADSVFLAGLPEAKVARDPALDLRFERLLAIRSAASRQLELARRDKKIGKSLDARVVLGASGELLDFLRREKDELLAFLIVSQLEVIEGGEGAAAEEVPGLTVAVEPARGEKCVRCWTFSEDLGTDPRHPQLCPRCTAAVGG